GCGGTGCTCCTCGGGCAGCGCCACCCACAGCTGGACACCATGGATGACGGTGGTGTTCGGCGTGGAGACCTCCGAGTGGGCGATGCCGTACCCGCCGGTCATGAGGTTCATCTCGCCGGGCCGGACGAGCGCGTGGGTGCCCAGGGAGTCGCGGTGCTCGATCTCTCCGCTGAACAGCCAGCTCACGGTCTGCAGGCCGGTGTGCGGATGCGGGGGCACGTCCATGCCCGTCCCGGTGGCGTCGACGGGACCGTAGTGATCGGCGAAGCACCAGGCCCCGATCAGGGTTCGCGCCCGCTGGGGCAGCGTCCGGCGCACGTGCAGCGCGCGCGGCCCGCCCAGCGGCACGTCCCGCGCCGACAGCACATCGACTCCGCTGTCCACGGCGCTCACCGGGACCACCTCTCACACATTCTGGTTGCCACGTCAACTATCATGCCACCAGGAGCAGGCCGATGGCTACAGCGCACATCTGACAAGCAGAGCCCCAAGTCGTTCCGCGCCCTGGTGCAGACCTCCGAGGCGGTGAGCGCGACGGCCGCCGCGGCAGGGCTTGAACGCACCACGGTGGAGCTGATCAACATCCGCGTGTCCCGGCTGAGCCGCTGCGCCTACTGCCTCGACCTGCACACCGGGAAGGCCCTGCGCGCCGGTGAGTCGCCGCAGCGGCTGGGGGTTCTGGCGGCCTGGCAGGACACCGAGGTGTTCACTCCCGTGGAGCGTGCGGCGCTCGGGCTCGCCGAGGCGACGACCGACCCGGCGAACACGCGCGCACAGGCCTCCGCCTACGAGTCCGCCCGCGAGATTCTCAGCGAGGACCAGATCTGCGCCGCTATCTGGGTGGCGATCACCATCGGCGCGTTCAACCGCGTGTCGATCATGAGCGGGCATCCGGTGCCGACGCCTCGCCCGGCCGGGACCACACCGCAGCTTGATTGACGGGTCATCGCTCGTGGAGCCGGCCGCGGGTGCGCCCAAGGCTCGGCTCGAGGGCGGTCGGCCGAGGTCGCCGCCACCGGTGGGGGCTACGCCGACCCCGTAACCCGGAACGCGATGGCCCCTTCATCCTCACCGCCG
This portion of the Streptomyces canus genome encodes:
- a CDS encoding carboxymuconolactone decarboxylase family protein, whose translation is MPPGAGRWLQRTSDKQSPKSFRALVQTSEAVSATAAAAGLERTTVELINIRVSRLSRCAYCLDLHTGKALRAGESPQRLGVLAAWQDTEVFTPVERAALGLAEATTDPANTRAQASAYESAREILSEDQICAAIWVAITIGAFNRVSIMSGHPVPTPRPAGTTPQLD